The following proteins are co-located in the Billgrantia tianxiuensis genome:
- the argH gene encoding argininosuccinate lyase: MSSSPTNPGTNQSWGGRFSEPTDAFVERFTASVDFDRRLALQDIQGSIAHATMLARVGVLSDDERDAIVAGLTEIRGEIERGEFQWSVKLEDVHMNVEARLTDKIGITGKKLHTGRSRNDQVATDIRLFLRDEIDVVEAELKRLREGLIALAEREADTIMPGFTHLQTAQPVTFGHHLLAWQEMLARDHERLLDCRKRVNVMPLGAAALAGTTYPIDRHVTAELLGFERPAENSLDAVSDRDFAIEFASFASILLMHLSRMSEELVLWTSAQFDFIDLPDRFCTGSSIMPQKKNPDVPELVRGKTGRVYGHLMGLLTLMKSQPLAYNKDNQEDKEPLFDTLDTVRDCLKAFADMVPAIEARKPNMYEAARRGFSTATDLADYLVRRGVAFRDAHEIVGQSVAFGIREQKDLSEMSLDELRQFSEVIEADVFEVLTLEGSVAARNHIGGTAPDQVRAAASRAREALAHLGR, encoded by the coding sequence ATGAGCTCTAGTCCCACAAACCCCGGCACCAACCAGTCCTGGGGCGGTCGCTTCAGCGAACCCACCGATGCCTTCGTCGAACGTTTCACCGCTTCGGTCGATTTCGACCGGCGCCTGGCCCTGCAGGACATCCAGGGCTCCATCGCTCACGCCACCATGCTGGCCCGGGTGGGCGTGCTCAGCGACGACGAGCGCGATGCCATCGTCGCGGGACTGACCGAGATTCGCGGCGAGATCGAGCGCGGCGAGTTCCAGTGGTCGGTGAAGCTCGAGGACGTGCACATGAACGTCGAGGCGCGCCTGACCGACAAGATCGGCATCACCGGCAAGAAGCTGCACACCGGCCGCTCGCGCAACGACCAGGTAGCCACCGACATCCGCTTGTTCCTGCGCGACGAGATCGACGTGGTCGAGGCGGAGCTCAAGCGCCTGCGCGAGGGGCTGATCGCGCTCGCCGAGCGCGAGGCCGACACCATCATGCCCGGCTTCACCCACCTACAGACCGCCCAGCCGGTCACTTTCGGCCACCACCTGCTGGCGTGGCAGGAGATGCTCGCCCGCGATCACGAGCGGCTGCTCGACTGTCGCAAGCGGGTCAACGTGATGCCGCTGGGCGCCGCCGCGCTGGCCGGCACCACCTATCCCATCGACCGCCACGTCACCGCCGAGTTGCTGGGCTTCGAGCGCCCGGCCGAGAATTCACTGGACGCGGTGAGCGATCGCGACTTCGCCATCGAGTTCGCCAGCTTCGCCAGCATCCTGCTGATGCACCTGTCGCGCATGAGCGAGGAGCTGGTGCTGTGGACCAGCGCCCAGTTCGATTTCATCGACCTGCCCGACCGCTTCTGTACCGGCAGCTCGATCATGCCGCAGAAGAAGAACCCCGACGTGCCCGAGCTGGTGCGCGGCAAGACCGGGCGCGTCTACGGCCACCTGATGGGCCTGCTGACGCTGATGAAGTCGCAGCCGCTGGCCTACAACAAGGATAACCAGGAGGACAAGGAGCCGCTGTTCGACACCCTCGACACGGTGCGCGACTGTCTCAAGGCGTTCGCCGACATGGTGCCGGCCATCGAGGCGCGCAAGCCAAACATGTATGAAGCCGCCCGCCGCGGTTTCTCCACCGCCACCGACCTCGCCGACTACCTGGTGCGTCGCGGCGTGGCATTCCGCGATGCCCACGAGATCGTCGGTCAATCGGTGGCTTTCGGCATTCGCGAGCAGAAGGACCTCTCCGAGATGAGTCTCGACGAGCTGCGCCAGTTCTCCGAGGTGATCGAGGCCGACGTCTTCGAGGTGCTGACGCTGGAAGGCTCGGTGGCGGCGCGCAACCATATCGGCGGCACCGCCCCCGACCAGGTGCGTGCCGCGGCAAGCCGCGCCCGCGAGGCCCTGGCGCACCTGGGCCGCTGA
- a CDS encoding endonuclease/exonuclease/phosphatase family protein — protein MQVGIQTSAYHHYLTRSWQHLLPHPHRMRRLDMVSSVLSRFDIVGLQEVDGGSFRSSHVNQIEYLATRGGFPHHYQQLNRNLGRFAQHSNGLLSRLAPTQVEEHRLPGTLPGRGAIHARYGDGPDALHLFVAHLALSHRARVRQLDYLSEIIQPLQHVVVMGDLNCTPDQLHTHTRFCASLPLHPVRPLLSYPSWQPRRALDHILISSSLKAQDVRVLDHLFSDHLPIAVDVALPTACLTVLSELHKQQNL, from the coding sequence ATGCAGGTGGGCATCCAGACATCGGCCTATCATCACTACCTGACCCGCAGCTGGCAGCACCTGCTGCCGCATCCGCACCGGATGCGGCGGCTGGACATGGTCAGCAGTGTGCTGAGCCGGTTCGATATCGTCGGCCTGCAGGAGGTCGACGGCGGCAGCTTTCGTTCCAGCCATGTCAACCAGATCGAGTACCTGGCGACACGCGGCGGTTTTCCGCATCATTACCAGCAGCTCAACCGCAACCTGGGACGCTTCGCCCAGCACAGCAATGGGCTGCTGTCGCGCCTGGCGCCGACCCAGGTCGAGGAGCACCGCCTGCCCGGCACTCTGCCCGGGCGCGGGGCCATTCACGCCCGCTACGGTGACGGCCCCGATGCGCTGCACCTGTTCGTCGCCCACCTTGCCCTGAGCCACCGGGCCCGGGTACGCCAGTTGGATTACCTCAGCGAGATCATCCAGCCGCTGCAACACGTGGTGGTCATGGGCGACCTCAACTGCACGCCGGACCAGTTGCATACGCATACCCGCTTCTGCGCTTCGCTGCCGCTACATCCAGTGCGCCCGCTGCTCAGCTACCCTTCCTGGCAGCCACGCCGGGCACTGGATCACATTCTGATCTCCAGTTCGCTCAAGGCGCAGGATGTCCGCGTTCTCGATCACCTGTTCTCCGATCATCTGCCGATCGCCGTCGATGTGGCGCTGCCTACGGCCTGCCTGACGGTACTCAGCGAACTGCACAAGCAGCAGAACCTCTAG
- a CDS encoding c-type cytochrome codes for MRQLLASLAITLGAVGVAHADLEADADAAAGREKAQSCAACHGQNGISSAPSFPHLAGQQMSYIAKQIIEIRDGDRLVPEMVGQVDDFSDQDAWDVAAYYAQQDANIGQADPDEEALMRGQELYRAGDMAKGIPACAACHGPTGAGINTAVYPALSGQIPQYIVSTLQDFASSERTNDPSNMMGDIAAKMSDTDMQAVANYIHGLH; via the coding sequence ATGAGACAGTTACTGGCAAGCCTGGCAATTACCCTCGGCGCCGTTGGCGTCGCCCATGCCGACCTGGAAGCAGACGCCGACGCTGCCGCCGGTCGCGAGAAAGCCCAAAGCTGTGCGGCCTGCCATGGCCAGAACGGCATCAGCTCCGCGCCTTCGTTCCCGCACCTCGCCGGGCAACAGATGAGCTATATCGCCAAGCAGATCATCGAGATCCGCGACGGCGACCGCCTGGTGCCGGAAATGGTCGGCCAGGTCGACGATTTCTCCGACCAGGACGCCTGGGACGTGGCCGCCTACTATGCCCAGCAGGACGCCAACATCGGTCAGGCCGACCCGGACGAGGAAGCGCTGATGCGCGGCCAGGAACTGTATCGCGCCGGCGACATGGCCAAGGGCATTCCCGCCTGCGCGGCTTGTCACGGCCCGACCGGCGCCGGTATCAATACCGCCGTCTATCCGGCGCTCTCCGGCCAGATCCCGCAGTACATCGTGTCCACCCTGCAGGATTTCGCCTCCAGCGAGCGCACCAACGACCCGAGCAACATGATGGGCGATATCGCCGCCAAGATGAGCGATACCGACATGCAGGCCGTCGCCAACTACATCCACGGCCTGCACTGA
- a CDS encoding HAD family hydrolase, producing MAESLPLQAITFDLDDTLWDNHGVMVATETGHYAWLDRELSGWLQARGRPAAPRFSERFPLESFEQHRRVLARTHPLHRGDFTWLRERALTEMLGEYGLDPASARLWAGAAMERFMELRHQVTPYPEVEPLLTELGRHYRLASITNGNVAVQRLALGRHFPVAIAAGEMLAPKPDPRPFLAALARLGASPARTLHVGDSWREDVEPARRLGMRVAWISPHVDDSPMPPGIHRLDHVRELPALLRQLGLARHH from the coding sequence ATGGCTGAATCACTGCCGCTCCAGGCCATCACCTTCGACCTCGACGACACCCTGTGGGACAACCACGGCGTGATGGTGGCCACCGAAACCGGCCACTACGCCTGGCTCGACCGCGAACTCAGCGGCTGGCTGCAGGCGCGCGGGCGCCCCGCCGCGCCACGCTTCAGCGAACGCTTCCCGCTGGAGAGCTTCGAGCAGCACCGCCGCGTGCTGGCACGCACGCATCCGCTGCATCGCGGCGATTTCACCTGGCTACGCGAACGCGCACTCACGGAAATGCTGGGAGAATACGGCCTCGATCCGGCCTCGGCGCGGCTGTGGGCCGGCGCGGCGATGGAACGCTTCATGGAGCTGCGCCACCAGGTCACGCCCTATCCGGAGGTGGAGCCACTGTTGACGGAGCTGGGCCGGCACTATCGCCTGGCCAGCATCACCAATGGCAACGTGGCGGTGCAGCGCCTGGCGCTCGGCCGCCACTTCCCGGTGGCCATTGCCGCCGGGGAGATGCTGGCGCCGAAGCCCGACCCGCGCCCGTTCCTCGCGGCACTGGCCCGGCTGGGCGCCTCGCCCGCGCGTACGCTGCATGTCGGCGACTCCTGGCGCGAGGACGTCGAGCCGGCTCGGCGCCTGGGCATGCGGGTGGCCTGGATCTCGCCCCACGTGGACGACTCGCCGATGCCGCCCGGGATCCACCGCCTCGACCATGTGCGCGAGCTACCCGCCCTGTTGCGGCAACTGGGCCTGGCGAGGCACCACTAG
- a CDS encoding thiol:disulfide interchange protein DsbA/DsbL has product MFKPFRILQSAAFAVAGLGLATLASADNLVEGQHYEKLPEPVKTQAEEGQVEVTEVFWYGCPHCYNLQRSVTDWYETLDEDVKVVHMPATMGGDWNTHAALFYAAEALGIREEAHADIFNAIHEEGQRLNNADSIARFLSQYGVSEDEVRQALDAFGVKSQVNQAHARMRTMRLMGVPALVVDGRYLVTPSSAGSLENMPQVADALIERVRQERED; this is encoded by the coding sequence ATGTTCAAGCCCTTCCGCATTCTCCAGTCAGCCGCCTTCGCCGTGGCCGGCCTGGGCCTGGCGACGCTGGCCTCTGCCGACAACCTGGTCGAGGGCCAGCACTACGAGAAGCTGCCGGAGCCCGTCAAGACCCAGGCCGAGGAGGGTCAGGTCGAGGTGACCGAGGTGTTCTGGTACGGCTGCCCGCACTGCTACAACCTGCAGCGCAGCGTCACCGACTGGTACGAGACCTTGGACGAAGACGTGAAGGTGGTGCATATGCCGGCCACCATGGGCGGCGACTGGAACACCCATGCAGCGCTGTTCTATGCGGCCGAAGCGCTGGGCATTCGCGAGGAAGCGCATGCCGACATCTTCAACGCCATCCATGAAGAGGGGCAGCGCCTCAACAACGCCGACAGCATTGCCCGCTTCCTCAGCCAGTACGGCGTCAGCGAGGACGAGGTCCGCCAGGCGCTGGATGCCTTCGGCGTCAAGTCCCAGGTCAACCAGGCTCATGCACGCATGCGCACCATGCGCCTGATGGGCGTGCCGGCCCTGGTCGTCGATGGCCGTTACCTGGTGACTCCCAGCAGTGCCGGCAGCCTGGAGAACATGCCCCAGGTCGCCGACGCATTGATCGAGCGCGTACGCCAGGAGCGTGAAGACTGA
- a CDS encoding tyrosine recombinase XerC: protein MADDPLRRQLDACLEKLARTASPATLSAYRRDLEALAAFLATRGIADGAELDVGLVRRFLGAERSRGLAPRSLARRRAAISHFAGFLVSAGVLEHNPAELVPTPRQGAHLPKPLDVDQLTRLLDTPHDGSPLAHRDQAMLELFYSSGLRLAELAGLDLDDLEPRRVRVLGKGNKPRQVPVGRSARRALEAWLACRSALAAPGESALFVGKRGQRLGHRAIQKRLTELARHRGLPEHLHPHRLRHSFASHLLESSQDLRAVQELLGHANLSTTQVYTKLDWQHLAASYDAAHPRARRRRDDNHDTDHG, encoded by the coding sequence ATGGCTGACGACCCGCTGCGCCGGCAGCTCGATGCTTGCCTGGAAAAGCTGGCACGAACCGCCAGCCCGGCGACGCTGAGCGCCTACCGCCGCGACCTCGAAGCACTGGCGGCATTCCTGGCCACACGCGGCATTGCCGACGGCGCCGAGCTGGATGTCGGCCTGGTGCGCCGTTTCCTCGGCGCCGAGCGCAGCCGCGGCCTGGCGCCACGCAGCCTGGCGCGGCGCAGGGCGGCCATCTCGCACTTTGCCGGCTTTCTGGTGAGCGCGGGCGTGCTCGAACACAATCCCGCCGAGCTGGTACCCACTCCACGCCAGGGTGCCCATCTACCCAAGCCGCTGGACGTGGACCAGCTCACCCGGCTGCTCGACACCCCGCATGACGGCTCGCCGCTGGCACACCGCGACCAGGCCATGCTGGAGCTGTTCTACTCCAGCGGTCTGCGCCTGGCGGAGCTGGCCGGCCTCGATCTCGACGACTTGGAGCCGCGCCGCGTGCGGGTGCTCGGCAAGGGCAACAAGCCGCGCCAGGTGCCGGTGGGGCGCAGCGCCCGACGCGCCCTGGAGGCCTGGCTGGCCTGCCGCTCCGCGCTGGCCGCGCCAGGAGAGTCGGCGCTGTTCGTCGGCAAGCGCGGCCAACGACTCGGCCACCGTGCCATCCAGAAGCGGCTGACCGAACTGGCCCGCCACCGCGGCCTGCCCGAGCACCTGCATCCGCACCGCTTGCGCCACTCCTTCGCCAGCCACCTGCTGGAGTCGAGTCAGGACCTGCGCGCAGTGCAGGAGCTGCTGGGGCACGCCAACCTCTCGACCACCCAGGTCTACACCAAGCTCGACTGGCAGCACCTGGCGGCGAGCTACGACGCCGCTCATCCCCGGGCCCGCCGGCGTCGCGACGACAACCACGATACCGACCATGGCTGA
- the lysA gene encoding diaminopimelate decarboxylase, with product MDHFEYRDGVLYGEEVPLTQVADAVGTPCYVYSKATLTRHFRAYTEALGSHPHLICYAVKANSNLAVLGLLARLGAGFDIVSVGELERVLAAGGDPAKVVFSGVAKQESEMARALQVGIKCFNVESRPELERLNAVAERLGQVAPVSLRVNPDVDAGTHPYISTGLKDNKFGIPVDEAFEVYELAARLPGVKVVGIDCHIGSQLTELAPFLDALDRLLVLLERLRERGISVEHLDLGGGLGVPYRGERPPQPFDYAASLLERLARWEHGAGLTLLFEPGRSIAANAGVLLTRVEFLKPGETKNFAIVDAGMNDLIRPSLYQAWQAIIPVDTRHVRERATYDVVGPVCETGDFLGKERELAIGPGDLLAVRSAGAYGFVMASNYNSRPRPAEVMVDGETFHVVRRRETIEALWAGESLLPDTSAGTNGERR from the coding sequence ATGGATCACTTCGAATATCGCGACGGCGTTCTCTACGGCGAGGAAGTCCCGTTGACCCAGGTGGCCGATGCGGTCGGTACGCCCTGCTACGTCTACTCCAAGGCCACCCTGACGCGCCATTTTCGCGCCTATACCGAGGCGCTGGGCAGCCACCCGCACCTGATCTGCTACGCGGTGAAGGCCAACTCCAACCTGGCCGTGCTGGGCCTGCTGGCACGCCTGGGCGCCGGCTTCGACATCGTCTCGGTGGGAGAACTCGAGCGCGTGCTGGCCGCCGGCGGCGACCCGGCCAAGGTAGTGTTCTCCGGCGTGGCCAAGCAGGAGAGCGAAATGGCCCGGGCGCTTCAGGTCGGCATCAAATGCTTCAACGTCGAGTCGCGCCCCGAACTAGAGCGACTCAATGCCGTGGCCGAGCGGCTGGGCCAGGTGGCGCCGGTGTCGCTGCGAGTCAATCCCGACGTCGATGCCGGCACCCATCCCTACATTTCTACCGGGCTCAAGGACAACAAGTTCGGCATCCCGGTGGACGAGGCATTCGAGGTGTATGAGCTGGCGGCCCGCCTGCCGGGCGTAAAGGTCGTCGGAATCGACTGCCATATCGGCTCACAGCTCACCGAACTCGCCCCCTTCCTCGATGCGCTGGATCGTCTGCTGGTGCTGCTCGAGCGCCTGCGCGAGCGCGGCATCAGCGTGGAGCATCTCGACCTGGGTGGCGGGCTTGGCGTGCCCTACCGCGGCGAGCGTCCGCCACAGCCCTTCGACTATGCCGCCTCGCTGCTCGAGCGGCTCGCCCGCTGGGAGCACGGTGCCGGCCTGACCCTGCTGTTCGAGCCGGGACGCTCGATCGCCGCCAATGCCGGCGTGCTGCTGACCCGGGTCGAATTCCTCAAGCCCGGCGAGACCAAGAATTTCGCTATCGTCGACGCCGGCATGAACGACCTGATCCGGCCTTCTCTGTATCAGGCCTGGCAGGCGATCATCCCGGTGGATACCCGCCACGTACGCGAGCGCGCCACCTACGACGTGGTCGGCCCGGTCTGCGAGACCGGCGACTTCCTGGGCAAGGAGCGCGAGCTGGCGATCGGCCCCGGCGACCTGCTGGCGGTACGCTCCGCCGGCGCCTACGGTTTTGTCATGGCCTCCAACTACAACAGCCGGCCGCGCCCCGCCGAGGTCATGGTGGATGGCGAGACCTTCCATGTGGTGCGCCGCCGCGAGACCATCGAGGCGCTGTGGGCCGGCGAATCGCTGCTGCCCGACACGAGCGCGGGAACGAACGGAGAGAGGCGCTGA